The DNA region AACCCGTTGCCCAGCCGACCCAGGCAGGGTCCGTGATGTCCAATCCCATTGAGATGACCGGCCAGGCCAATCCTAATGGAGGCCAGGCCTACACAGGCAAGCCGGTTTTCATGGAATTCTATGATGCGCCCTTGTCCCTGGTCCTGAAAAGTTTTTCCGAGGAAACGGGCAATAACTTCGTCTATTCGAGCGCGATCGGCAGCACGCCGGTGACCGTTCATTTCAAAGGCGTTCCTTGGGATGAAGCGCTGAAAGGCATTCTTGAGACCTATAGCCTCGGTATGGTGCGTATCGGGGAAAGCGTGGTGCGCATCGATCAGGTGACGCGTCTGACTCAGTACATGCAGGATCTGGAGCAGGCCAAACTTTTTGAAATGCGCCGCATCCCCACCAAAGTCCTGGTTTTCCGGGTGAATAATGCGGTGGCCAAGGACGTGACCCAGCGCCTTCAGGCTCTTTTGGCCCGTGATATCGAAGTCGATCAGCGCACCAAGATCCAGGCCGATGATCGCACCAATTCCATCGTGATGGAGGCTTCGCTTCAGGTGCTGAATAAAGCCAAGGCCATCATCGAACGCCTCGATCTGGAGACGCCGCAGGTGGAAATCGCCTCGCGTATCGTCGAAGTGCAGAAGACCATGAATAACTTTTTCGGTGTGGCCTGGGGTAACAGCTTTAACTTCGATCCAGGCCGCGCTTTGGGTTTTGGTTCCTTGAACTTCCCCAACTCCGTAGGCTCAAGCTTTGCTGTGGATCCCGGTGTGGCAGCCGCCAACACTGCGGGAGTCGGTCGTTTCCGCTTCGGCTCCCTGAATAAGTTCGTCGACCTCGACCTGCTTTTGAAAATGGAAGAAAAGAAAGGCACGACCAACGTTCTGCAATCGAACCGGGTGCTCGTGCTGGATGGACAGAAGGCTTCGATCCTCGCGGGTAACTCCCGATTCTTCCGTCCGGCCGCGGGGGCTGCGACGATTCCAGGCCAGGTCCCGGCCGGGGGAGGAGCGGGTGGCGGAGAGGCTGTGGGACTTGCGGAAGTGAAGTTCAATCTGCAGCTGGATGTGAAACCTCAGATCACCGCCCTGGGTTCTGTCATCATGGATCTTCTGATCAAGAGCGATACGCCAGGGGACTCCACAGGTGAAGCCCTGGCTACCAAAAACACCCGTGAATTGACCACACAGATGGTGCGTGACAGCGGGGATACCGGGGTCATCGGCGGCATCTATGATACGAGTCGCACCACCTCCGTATCGGGTGTGCCCCTTCTTTCGGATATTCCGATTCTGGGAGCCCTCTTCCGTTCGACGCAGACCGTCGAGAACCAGACCGAACTTCTGATCATGGTGACACCAACGATCGTATCAGGCCGCAACACCGAAGACCGCATGGAAACGTCCGCGACCAAAGGCAACCGTGCCCGTGAGGCGATGTGAAGGAGAGCTTTATGCTTCGCTATGTTTGGCTTTTAAGTCTCATCAACCTGGGTGCGGGCTGTTCCTATAAACCCGAGGACCCTGGCCTTTGCAAGTTGAATTGCAGCAGCGCAGTCATCGGCAGCAATGATATTCCGCTGTCCATGACCCTGCAGAGCACGACCAATAACGTGACCTGCGCCGCGGGCTCCGCCGGCCAGGTGATCAGCGATCCTTTCTTCGCTCAGTTTCTGGTGGCGGAAGCCTTCGATGCAGGCGTGGACCAACCCGGGCAGAGGCCGGTTCCATTCGTCAGCGTCGAGCCCATCGTGAACGGTTTGCGCTCGGACCTGCCGGAGCACAACCCGAATGTCGAGATCAACGGCAACATTTTTACGCCAGCCCGCTATAAGGGCATCATCACGCCCAAAGATAACTGGTGCTCGGATACCTGCGGGGTGGTGACGGTTGAAGTCGCCGCCGTATGCCCGCCGCCGGGCAGCACGAGTGAAATCAGCATTCAGATGCACTCAGGCGCTCTCTATTCGGATGTTGCGACCTTCACTACCACCACGCTCGACGCCAATTAAGGTTCAAAAGAGGCTGTCATGAATAGCATCGATCATCTTGCGGCTCTTGATCCGGGCAAGCTCGCCAAATCCGAGCAGGTGGCCCTGGATCATTTCCGCAAAAAGCCGGATGGTCGGGGTTTCTTTGCTGTGGGCGAAATCCTTGTTCGCCATCATCGCATCGAGGAAGCGATCCAGGTCCTGATGCAGGGGCTTGAACGTCATCCCAATTATTCGGTGGCCCGGGTTTTCCTGGCCCAGCTTTTTTTCAAAAAACATTTTTTCCGGGAAGCGTGGAATTGCCTGGAGGGTAGCCCCTCTTCTCTGCGCACCAACCTGACCGCGCAGATCCTTCGTCTGAAACTCTGCGTGGTCCTGAACTTTGAATCCCAGGCCCGCAGTCTGGCCCGTGAACTTGCCGTTCAGGACTTTCAGGATGGCGAAGCGCGCATAGTCATCGATCACATCAATATCAAAAGTTTTCCCATACTCCGGCGCGACTATGCTGAATACCTGGGCTGGGACGGCATCAATCAGCAGCAGAAGAAAGAATCCCAGCGCATCACGGAAGTGGCCCTGAAATCGAAGAGCCAGGATGATGAGCTGGCTCAGGAACATTTCCAGGAACGCGTGGCCAAGGGTTTTTTCTCAAGTCCCGTTCAGGAAATTTTTGTGAAACGCACGGCGCCCGATTTAAAACCGGGTGACCTGGATGAGCTGACCAGGGCGCGTCTGGCCCGACGCCAGGGCTACTATCAGAGCGCCTATGAAATCTATGAGCGCCTGGCTTATGCCGCGCCGTCCAATGAGCTCTTGCGTCGCGAATTTGCTGAAGTGCGTGAGCTGCGTGACGCGCAAAAGGAAATCGATCGTCAGATGGACCCCAAGATGGCTGATGCCATGGATAAGGTCCGGACGATCGATAAGAAAATTGCAGTCCTCAATCAGCTGCTCCAAAGTCTGGAAAAACTGGATGTGGCCTAAGGCTGCGTCCTCTCATTTACTTGCCGCCCTGCATCATGCCCTGGTGCATACCCATATGACCCAACATCGGGCACGCATCGGAGTCCTGGCAGTGCTTCATCATTTCAGCCTGGCATTCGCTCGCGGCTTTATTGCTGCGTAGGCAGGCAGCAAAGGCCTCGTGATTTTTAGCCATGGTTTCCCTTTGCTCCTTGGTCCACTCGGTTGTTTTGCCGCTCTGGGGTTTTTGTGTAGCAGGCTTGTCCGCAGCGTAGGCTCCGAAACTCAGCATGGCTCCTGTACAGAAGATGAGAATTCGTTTCATAAAAAGAACTCCTTATTGGTGTGAATTTCCGCCTGACGATGCGATAGAAACATAAACGCTGGATCATTTCGAGTCTTTCTGTTTAATAAATTCTGCTGCATTAGAGGACTTGTCCATGGCCAGAACGACTAAAAAACGCATACTCGTTGCGAGCGGTGTGAACCTGGATCTCCTGGGAAAGCGCGAGCCGGAAATTTACGGATCCACAACGCTGTCCACGATCGAAGATGAATTGCGCAAAATCAATCCGACGCTGGCCAAAGCCTTTGGTTTGGAAGCGGCCGAGCTGATCTTTTATCAGAGCAATCATGAAGGGCAGTTCCTCGAAAAATTATCCGAGGGATGGGATGGCGCTGTCATCAATCCCGGAGCCTGGACGCATACCTCGCTGGCCTTGGCCGATCGGCTGGCCGGTTTAAAACTTCCCTTTGCCGAAGTCCATCTGTCGAATATCGCCAAACGTGAGGCTTTTCGCCAACACTCGTACTCCGCCCCGCATGCTGTCGGTGTTTGCTTTGGCTTTGGTTCGGCGTCCTATACCGCAGGCCTCAGCGGACTCTATGCCTGGCTTGCCAAACAATCCTGATGGTGGGTTTCTGTACACCCCTTCCGCGCCCTGGGTTCTTTTTCGCTCTTGACCAGGGCTCCACTCCACCTGCATTCTTGCCACAAAGAATTTAAGCGCACACCTTCCCAAAGGGGGCCCGATGAAACGTGCCGTTTTTAATCAAAAGGGCGGAGTCGGCAAAACGTCCATTACCTGTAATCTGGCGGCTGCCTTTGCCAAAGCTGGACGCAAAGTCCTGGTGGTGGATCTGGATTCCCAGGCCAATTCCTCGAAATATCTGCTCGGCTCGCGCATGGAACGCGTGAACACCACCGTGGCTGATTTTTTTAATTCCACGCTCAGTTTCCGGCTGTTTCAGGAATCGCTCATGGATACGATCTATGAAAGCGAGTATCCGAATCTTTACGTGATCCCTTCCAGCGAAGCCCTGAAAGAGCTGCAGCCGAAGCTCGAAGGTCGCTACAAGATTTTCAAGCTGGGCGAGGCCATCGATGTGGCGATCGAAAAGATGGGCTTCGATGACGTTTTCTTCGATACGCCGCCGTCCCTCAATTTTTACAGCATGAGTTCGCTGCTCGCCGCCGATCGCGTCCTGATCCCCTTTGACTGCGATGCCTTCAGCGAGGACGCCATTCACCAGGTGATGCAGGCTGTGCAGGAAGTGGCGAGCGATCACAGGCCCGAACTGCAGGTGGAAGGCATCATCATCAATCACTATCAGTCGCAGGCCAAGGTTCCCAAGGCCGGCATCGACCGCCTGGAGCAGCATGGCTTCACGATCCTGAAGCCTTTTTTAAGTTCGTCCGTCGTGATGCGGGAAAGCCATAGCGCAGGTGTGCCCTTGCCTTTCTTCCGGCCAGGCCATAAATTGAGTCTGGAATTCTCAGGGCTCGCCGAGGCGCTGATCGGCCACGACAAACACGTGCGGCAGGTCAAGGCCAAGGGGCGCAGTCGCTCCTCGCAGCCGGAAGCATAAGGTCACGTTATGAAAACTCTCGAATCCTGGATCAATCGCATGAGCTGGGCCGGCCCCGAGCATCAGCTGGCCCCTTGGGTTGAAGATGGCATCGCCCATGGATTCGAAGGACTGGGTTTTGATCTGCCTCCATCCGGCTATCATCTGAAGCAGGTGCATGGGCCCGCCCTGGTGGAAATTAAAAAGGGCGCGAATCCAGAGACGCTGGCGGAAGCGGATGGACTTTGGACGCGGGAACCGGGCCTTGTCATCGCCGTGAAAACTGCGGACTGTGTCCCGGTGCTCATTCAGCATCCGCGACTTGTGATGGCGATTCATGCCGGCTGGAAGGGGATGGCTCAGGATATTCTGGGCGCGGCCTGCGAGGTTTTGGATCAACAGGGCATTCCCATCGCGGATTGCAAGGTCGGCATTGGACCCTGCATCAGCCTCGATAGTTTTGAGGTGGGGCCCGAGGTCATAGATCAGTTCCGCCGCAGCGCCTATGGCCTGGATCAGGAAACGCTGGCCTGGTCTTCGAGCAAGGGCCTGGGGGATCGCTGGCATCTTGATCTTGGACTCATGGCGGCTTTGCGCTTGAAAAGGGCTGGATTTGAGCCCGAGCAGCTGAGTGTGATTCGCAGCTGCACGCGGAAAAATCCTATGGTCTGGCATTCCTTCAGGCGTGACGGGCAAAGGGCGGGGCGCAACTGGAGCTGGATTCGCCTCGCGTGATCATTCTAGGGTCATGCGCAGACCGGCCAGGTTTATCCCGAACTGGGTGCTTTTTTTCGTCGAGTCGTCGGCATGATTTTTCCCGTTTTCCGCCGCCCACCACACACCGCCCATGTACCAGGCATTTTTAGCAATGGGAATCACGATGGAACTGGAGACCTTGAAAAAGTTTCCGGTGACCTTGACGGTTTCCTCTTCGCCTGTGGTCGTATTGAGTTCGGTGGATTCCGAGCGGTTGAAATCGAGGATGCCGACGTTCTCCAGAGTATAATCACCAGCGGGAACGCTCCAGGTGGCGAAGGCTCCGAAGAGATCGGAGCTGAGTTCGCTTTTGGGATTTTTCACTTTACTGGCGTTCAGTCCAAGGTCAATGCCCAGTTCAAGATCATCACGCACCATATAGCTGATCGAAAGAAGAGCATTGGAATCCTGAAAAGGATAGAAATAAAGGTTCACCTTATCGACCGTGGCCCAGATCATGGAATCCACGAGGTCACCCGAGTTCAGCGTGGTGATTTCGCGCTTTGCGTCCTCATCGCTGTATTTGGTTTCGGATTGGGCCCATCTGAGGCCGCTGAATTGCAGGGAAAGGCTGGCGGCAACCGGTTCGCTTTCCGCGGCCATGCTCCCTGTGGCGAGTAGGGTGGACACGAAACAAACGCTAAAGTTCTTCATGACTTGTCTCCTGGATCATGACACGTGGGGCCGGCATGGCTGCTGCTATTATTCTAACAAACGCCGCATCAATTTGGCAGTATGCCCGCAAGTTGGCTTTTTTCCTGGTCGGCGTCTGTGCTAGAACTGCCATTCGGCGCGGTACGGAAGGAAGGAGTGTTTCATGGGTGTTCTGATAGGCTGTCAAAACCTTGCGAAATCTATGAGTCATAAGGTTTTGTTTCAGGATCTGAACCTCGCGATTGAGGACGGGGAAAAGCTGGGCATCATCGGCCCCAATGGAGCCGGTAAATCCACGTTCCTGAAGATCCTGAAAGGGCTGGAAGTGCCTGACGCCGGAACCATTGCCGCGCGCAAAGGCCTGCGACTTGCGTTCATCAATCAGGAGCCGCAGTTTCCCACGCAGAAAACTTTGGAAGAGGTGCTGACGTCCGCCGGTGAACGGGAAGGACTTGATCATGACACCGCCATGATTGAAGCGCATAAGCTTTTGAGCAAGCTTGGTTTCCCCGATCCCATGCAGATGGTGGGAACCCTGTC from Oligoflexus sp. includes:
- a CDS encoding type II 3-dehydroquinate dehydratase; the encoded protein is MARTTKKRILVASGVNLDLLGKREPEIYGSTTLSTIEDELRKINPTLAKAFGLEAAELIFYQSNHEGQFLEKLSEGWDGAVINPGAWTHTSLALADRLAGLKLPFAEVHLSNIAKREAFRQHSYSAPHAVGVCFGFGSASYTAGLSGLYAWLAKQS
- a CDS encoding ParA family protein yields the protein MKRAVFNQKGGVGKTSITCNLAAAFAKAGRKVLVVDLDSQANSSKYLLGSRMERVNTTVADFFNSTLSFRLFQESLMDTIYESEYPNLYVIPSSEALKELQPKLEGRYKIFKLGEAIDVAIEKMGFDDVFFDTPPSLNFYSMSSLLAADRVLIPFDCDAFSEDAIHQVMQAVQEVASDHRPELQVEGIIINHYQSQAKVPKAGIDRLEQHGFTILKPFLSSSVVMRESHSAGVPLPFFRPGHKLSLEFSGLAEALIGHDKHVRQVKAKGRSRSSQPEA
- a CDS encoding polyphenol oxidase family protein → MKTLESWINRMSWAGPEHQLAPWVEDGIAHGFEGLGFDLPPSGYHLKQVHGPALVEIKKGANPETLAEADGLWTREPGLVIAVKTADCVPVLIQHPRLVMAIHAGWKGMAQDILGAACEVLDQQGIPIADCKVGIGPCISLDSFEVGPEVIDQFRRSAYGLDQETLAWSSSKGLGDRWHLDLGLMAALRLKRAGFEPEQLSVIRSCTRKNPMVWHSFRRDGQRAGRNWSWIRLA